TGGTGGAATACTCCCCCGGCTACGTTGCCGACCATTGGTGTTCGAAAGGCCATATCCTCTTAGTTTTAGAGGGTGAGCTGACGACCCGGCTCGAGGACGGACGCGAGTTTACCCTCACACCCGGCATGAGCTACCAGGTGGCCGACGACACCGAGCCCCATCGCTCCTCCACGCGAACGGGCGCCAAGCTGTTCATCGTTGA
This sequence is a window from Candidatus Aminicenantes bacterium. Protein-coding genes within it:
- a CDS encoding DHCW motif cupin fold protein, with product MKLNQIPFGLTDWSTVEASVHPGASGQALWRTRQFDDIRVRMVEYSPGYVADHWCSKGHILLVLEGELTTRLEDGREFTLTPGMSYQVADDTEPHRSSTRTGAKLFIV